In Hirundo rustica isolate bHirRus1 chromosome 2, bHirRus1.pri.v3, whole genome shotgun sequence, one genomic interval encodes:
- the MTNR1B gene encoding melatonin receptor type 1B isoform X2 gives MLENGSLRNCCDPGGRGRLGLAEREAAAAGAPRPAWVVPVLSSVLIFTTVVDILGNLLVILSVFKNRKLRNSGCAGVPRRSVALPSAPLALRPALRPGMQVLQWFLMRHYVVSMELPRRGIGAIRLKYRRQRMCPKRPEERRRSF, from the exons ATGCTGGAGAACGGCTCCCTGAGGAACTGCTGTGACCCGGGCGGGCGCGGCCGCCTCGGCTTGGCGgagcgggaggcggcggcggcgggcgcccCGCGGCCCGCCTGGGTGGTGCCGGTGCTGTCCAGCGTACTGATCTTCACCACCGTGGTGGACATCCTGGGCAACCTCTTGGTCATCCTCTCCGTCTTCAAGAACCGCAAGCTTCGGAACTCAG GGTGTGCAGGGGTTCCCAGGCGCTCAGTCGCCCTTCCCAGCGCACCCCTCGCTCTCCGTCCTGCCCTTCGTCCGGGAATGCAGGTCCTTCAGTGGTTCCTAATGAGGCATTACGTGGTCTCTATGGAGCTCCCGAGGAGGGGAATCGGTGCCATCCGCTTAAAATACCGGCGACAAAGAATGTGCCCAAAGCGGCCGGAGGAACGAAGGAGGAGCTTTTAA